The genomic interval CTTATTAGCGGCACTGGTGCTGGCCTTCATATCGGGCAACGGCGTCAGGGACCAGTGGGAGATAGCCCTTAAGTTCATCCACGGCACCGCCTTCGGCACAACCGACCCTATTTTCGGCAATGACATAGGGTTTTACGTTTTCAGCCTGCCTTTTTACAGGCTGTTTCAGACATGGCTCATGCAGCTGCTGTTCCTCTGTCTCGCCGGATCGGCGGCTATATACGTACTGACGTTGCTGCCCAAGTCCCAGATAGAGAGGCGCATAGACGTACCTAGGCCGGTGAAGGCCCACGTACTCACCTTGGCGGCCCTGATGGCCCTTAATTGGTCCTTCAGCTACTGGCTTCAGAGGTTTTACCTGCTCTACTCTCCAAGAGGAGTGGCTTTCGGCGCAAGCTACACCGACATACACGCCGACCTTCTGGCCCTTAATGTCATGATGGTCCTGTCGACCATAGTGGCGGTTTTGCTGATAATAGGGATCTCGAAAAAAACCTGGAAGTACTCCGCCGGTGTGGTAGGGATACTGTTTCTGTCGGGCATACTGCTTAGGGGAATATACCCGGAGATAATACAGAAGTACGTCGTGGTTCCCAACGAGTTCTCAAAAGAGACCCCCTACATACAGTACAACATAGACGGAACAACCAAAGCCTACGGACTGGAGAATCTGACCGTCCTGAACGTAGATCCTAAAGACAGGGTGACCGAGGCGGACATAGAGGCGGACCCCGAAACCCTGGCGAACGTGAGGCTATGGGAGCAGGCCCCTCTTCTCAGGAACTACAAACAGCTTCAGGAGATAAGGAGCTACTACAACTTCGGAAAAGCCCACATAGACCGATACTGGATAGACGGCCATTACAGACAGGTAATGCTCTCCCCGAGAGAGCTAGACTTAAGGGAGCTCCAGAACCCCACCTGGACGAACACAAAACTGGAGTTCACCCACGGATACGGCATAGTGATGAACCCGGTAAACGAGGTAGGCCCAAGCGGGCAGCCGGTTTTCTGGGTCAAGGATCTTCCTCCTGTCGCCTCCATATCGATGGACATCGAAAGACCTCAGATATACTACGGAGATTCACCGGAAAACTACGTCTTCGTAAACACCACGGTGCAGGAGTTCGACTATCCCATGAGTGAGTCGAACGTCAGGACCACCTACGACGGCAAAGGGGGAGTTCCTATAGGGTCCATATGGAGGAGACTCCTGTACGCCCTGAGTTTCAACGACTCTAAAATCATATTCTCCGACGTATTCACCTCGGAGAGCAAGATAATGTACCACAAAAACATCAGGGAAAGGCTCCACAAGGCCGCCCCCTTCCTGGTCTACGACGGAGATCCCTATATGTCGGTGATCGACGGCAGACTCCTCTGGATACAGGACTGCTACACCGTCACCGGCGACTATCCATATTCCGAGCCGGTGGTCATAAGCACCGGAAAAGGCAGGGCCAGGATCAACTACATCAGAAACAGCGTCAAGGCCACGGTGGACGCCTACGACGGCACCATGAAGTTCTACGTTATGGATGACGAAGATCCTCTGATCGAGACGTGGAGAAACATCTTCCCCGCCCTTTTCACCGACGGATCGAAGATGGACGACAAACTCAGAAAACATATTCGCTATCCTAAGGGACTGTTCTCCATCCAGAGCGAGATATACAGGACCTACCACATGAGGGATCCTAACACCTTCTACAACAAAGAGGACGTTTGGGAGACCATAAGGATAGACGACAGAGGATCTATGGATTCCTACTATCTGGTGATGACTCTGGCGGGGGAGGATAACCCTGAGTTCGTCATAATATCCCCCTTCCTGCCGATTGCTAAAAACAACATGATAGCCTGGCTGGCGGGGAGGTCCGACGGAGACAGCTACGGAGAGCTGGTGGTCTACCGGTTCCCCAAACAGAGGCTAATCTTCGGCCCCACCCAGGTGGCCGCCCTGGTGGACCAGACCCCCGAGATATCCTCCCAGCTTTCCCTCTGGAGCCAGAGGGGCTCGGACGTAATAAGGGGCAACATGCTGGTCATCCCTATAGGCGGAGGGCTTCTCTACGTTCAGCCCCTGTATCTCAGGGCGGAGAGAGGGGAGTTGCCGGAGCTAAAGAGGGTAATAGTCTCCACCGGAGGAAAGGTAGCCTGGGCGGAGGACTTCGGCACAGCTCTCGCTTCCCTGGTAGGAGACGGTACATCCATACCGGTAACCGAACTATCGATACCCCAAGCCCACGCCGAACTGGGCATGAGCGATAAAGGGCTTTCGGAGCTGGCGGTAAAAGCCCAGAACGCCTGGGAATCCTCTCAGGAAGCTCTGAAATCTGGGGACTGGGAATCCTACGGAAAGTGGATGAAAAACCTGGAGAGCATAATCCTTCAGATGAACGCAATATCCGAATAGACCTGAGCGACCCCCTTGAGGGGGTCGCTTTTTATTTTCAATAGGCGTAATATACAGATATATACACGTAGTAACTTTACACTTCGTTACGTTTCGCTGATACAGACGGTATAGAGAATAGATCTCCGGTGCTATATGATTGAAAAAGAAAGGGGGAGTTATAAAATGAAGTGGAAGTCTCGAGCGATCAGATACACCGTCCAGATAGGTTTTTTGGCCTTTTTGACCTATCTCGGCTATATGCACCAGAAGCTAGGAGGAGGACCTGCTGGAATTCCTCCGGTGGACGCCCTCTGCCCACTGGGGGGGGCGGAGACCATATACAGCTACCTGAAGTCGGGAGTGTGGCTCAGGAGGACCGCTCCCAGTGCCCTCATTCTATTCGGATCGGTAGTGCTAATGACGGTGCTGCTAGGAAGGGTATTCTGCGGATGGATCTGCCCACTAGGGACTATAGGCCAACTATCCGCCTCTATTGGAAGGAAAATAGGGCTTAAAAAGGTGGAGGTACCTAAAAAACTGGACTCCATAATGAGGCTCGGCAAGTACGTAGTCTTGGCCATAGCGGTATTAGGATCCTGGTATTACGGCACCCTTCTCTGGAGAGGCTACGATCCCTGGGTA from Dethiosulfovibrio salsuginis carries:
- a CDS encoding UPF0182 family membrane protein — encoded protein: MTFKDWFPKDESDWFGPREGDGDRPAPPKLKLPVSKPVLILLAIFAVTTLVVLASAGFLTDLYWFQARGLTSVFWTRILPQWGLMVVASAAAFVALFGSFRLALKRAAQIPLPEEISRMLPLRAPFAGILVLLAALVLAFISGNGVRDQWEIALKFIHGTAFGTTDPIFGNDIGFYVFSLPFYRLFQTWLMQLLFLCLAGSAAIYVLTLLPKSQIERRIDVPRPVKAHVLTLAALMALNWSFSYWLQRFYLLYSPRGVAFGASYTDIHADLLALNVMMVLSTIVAVLLIIGISKKTWKYSAGVVGILFLSGILLRGIYPEIIQKYVVVPNEFSKETPYIQYNIDGTTKAYGLENLTVLNVDPKDRVTEADIEADPETLANVRLWEQAPLLRNYKQLQEIRSYYNFGKAHIDRYWIDGHYRQVMLSPRELDLRELQNPTWTNTKLEFTHGYGIVMNPVNEVGPSGQPVFWVKDLPPVASISMDIERPQIYYGDSPENYVFVNTTVQEFDYPMSESNVRTTYDGKGGVPIGSIWRRLLYALSFNDSKIIFSDVFTSESKIMYHKNIRERLHKAAPFLVYDGDPYMSVIDGRLLWIQDCYTVTGDYPYSEPVVISTGKGRARINYIRNSVKATVDAYDGTMKFYVMDDEDPLIETWRNIFPALFTDGSKMDDKLRKHIRYPKGLFSIQSEIYRTYHMRDPNTFYNKEDVWETIRIDDRGSMDSYYLVMTLAGEDNPEFVIISPFLPIAKNNMIAWLAGRSDGDSYGELVVYRFPKQRLIFGPTQVAALVDQTPEISSQLSLWSQRGSDVIRGNMLVIPIGGGLLYVQPLYLRAERGELPELKRVIVSTGGKVAWAEDFGTALASLVGDGTSIPVTELSIPQAHAELGMSDKGLSELAVKAQNAWESSQEALKSGDWESYGKWMKNLESIILQMNAISE